The region CGACGGTGGCGGCACGGTGGTCGTGCCCGCCGGCACGTACCTCACCGGCACGCTCTACCTGAGGAGCCATGTGACGCTGCACCTGTGCGCCGGCGCCACCCTCCTGGGCAGCCCCCGGCCGGAAGACTACAACCCCGACGACGTCTTCCCCGAGAACCGCGTCTTCGCGATCGAGAAGGTCTCGGGCGCCCACCTCATCATTGCCTATCGCCAGGAGCATGTGGCGATCACCGGCGAGGGCACCATTGACGGCAACAGCGCCGCGTTCTTCGAGGCGCTGCCGGAAGAGGAGATCACGCGCTCGTATCGCCGCAAGAGCCGCAACTTCCCCTTCCGCGGCTGGCGCCCGGGCCAGATGGTCTTCTTCTGCCGCTGCACTGATGTCGCCGTGCGCGACGTCACGCTGCGCAACGCGCCGTACTGGACGCTGTTCCTGCACGGCTGCCGCTGGGTGCAAGTGCGCGGACTGCACATCACCAACCCGCCTCAGACCGCCAACGGCGACGGGATAGACCTGGACTGCTGCCAGGAGGTTACGGTCAGCGACTGCCTGATCGAGTCAGGCGATGACTGCATCACCTTGCGCGCCAACGCCGCCCCGCTGGGCGAGGCAGCCCAGGACTGCGCGAACGTAGTCGTGACCAACTGCGTGCTCAGCACGCCGTGCAACGCCATGCGCATCGGCGTGGGCGACGGGGTCGTGCGCGACTGCACCTGCAGCAACATCATCATCAAGGAGGCCCGCACGGGGCTGAGCATCGTCGCCTGCTACTCGGAGCGCTCCGCCCACGGTGCGCGCCTGGAGAACCTGCACTTCGCGCACTGCGTCATGGACACCATGATGCCGATCAACCTGCAACTGGGGCCACACGCCAAGCCGCCGGCCACGATCCGCAACCTGAGCTTCTCCCACTTCCATCTGCTGGCCCGGCAGGGCTGCTACTTCGGCGGCAACCCCGGCCACCCGGTCCAGGACCTGCGCCTGCACGAAGTGGACCTGCGCCTGACCGAGGGCGACGTCAACCCGAGCTTCCAGGCCGCGCAGGCCCATCCGGGCGGCGGCGCCAACGGCATCCCCTCGGGCCTGCTCGCGAGCTACGTGGACGGGCTACGGGTGGACGGTCTGCGGGTGCGCTGGGAGGACGACGCCGTCGCGGACTGGCAGTACGCGGCCGAGATCGAGCATAGCACGAACGTAGCGTTGGAGCGCGTCGAGGCCACCCCGCCCCCGCACTTCGCCGAGCGGGACGCTGTGCGCTACGAGGGGTAGAGAACCGAACGGCGGCCCGCCGAGGCGGGCCGCCGTCCCCGTGTACTGAGGTTTGTGCAAGTAGGGGAAGAGGCCGTGGGTGCCGCGTCGTGTGCGGCGGGCCCCACGGCTGGCGGCGGGGCCCGCCGCACACGTGAGAGCGCAAGCGGTCTCGGCGGCACCCGCCGCCTGAGCGTTTCCTCGCATACGCCGACATCAGTAGGTCGCCACAGCGCGGCTACACGACCTCCATGGTGGAGGGCGGCTTGGTGGCGATGTTGTAGGTGACGCTGACCACGCCGGGGACCTCGCCCGTCAGGCGCGCGCTGAGGCGCTCCAGTGTCTCCCACGGCAATCGCGTCGGGCGCGCGGTGCGCGCGTCCGTGCTGTCCCAGCAGCGCACCTCGATCTGCAGCCCGAAGTCACGCTCCCCCGCGCGCATCCCCGTGACCCGGTCCTCGTGCAGGATCGCCATGTACTGGAAGGCCTTCACGCCGGCCAGTTCCTCTTCGGTGATGCTCGTCGCCTGCCGGACCAGCGCCAGCCGTTCCGCCGTCGCTTCCCCGACGATGCGGGCCGCGAGGGCAGGCCCGGGGAACGGCATGCGGTTATACACGGACTCGGGTAACCCCAGCCCCTGGGCCAGCTTCCGCACCCCATCCTTGCGCAGTTGGACGATGGGCTCGAGGATCTCGTAGCCGAAGGCCTGCTGGGGGTCAATCCCCAGTTGGGCGAACACATTGTGTTGCCGCTTGATGCCCGCTACGGTCTCATCCACGTCCGTGAGGATCGTGCCCTGCAGCAAGTGCCGGGCGCCGCTGGCCCGGACCAGGTCGCCGAAGACATCGCGGTAGAAGGTCTGCGTCACGGCCTCCCGCTTGGCCTCCGGGTCCGTCACCCCCCTCAGGGCCGTCAGGAATTTGTCGCGGGCATCAATCAGCTCCACACGCACACCCAGGTCCGCGAACAGCCGCACGATGCGCTCCGGCTCGCCCTCGCGCATCAGCGCATTGTCTATGAGGTACGTCTTCAGACGGTCCCCCAGGGCCCGATGCCCCAGCATCGTCACCACCGACGAATCCACGCCCCCGGACAGTGCATTGACGGCCAGACCGGAGCCGACCGCGGCT is a window of bacterium DNA encoding:
- a CDS encoding right-handed parallel beta-helix repeat-containing protein yields the protein MSCDPTLPSSYDVRRFGALGDGQTLTTAALQQALDTCAADGGGTVVVPAGTYLTGTLYLRSHVTLHLCAGATLLGSPRPEDYNPDDVFPENRVFAIEKVSGAHLIIAYRQEHVAITGEGTIDGNSAAFFEALPEEEITRSYRRKSRNFPFRGWRPGQMVFFCRCTDVAVRDVTLRNAPYWTLFLHGCRWVQVRGLHITNPPQTANGDGIDLDCCQEVTVSDCLIESGDDCITLRANAAPLGEAAQDCANVVVTNCVLSTPCNAMRIGVGDGVVRDCTCSNIIIKEARTGLSIVACYSERSAHGARLENLHFAHCVMDTMMPINLQLGPHAKPPATIRNLSFSHFHLLARQGCYFGGNPGHPVQDLRLHEVDLRLTEGDVNPSFQAAQAHPGGGANGIPSGLLASYVDGLRVDGLRVRWEDDAVADWQYAAEIEHSTNVALERVEATPPPHFAERDAVRYEG
- a CDS encoding ExsB family transcriptional regulator, which encodes MRHVSIQEITAQDLNPEKFIATQAASISAAVGSGLAVNALSGGVDSSVVTMLGHRALGDRLKTYLIDNALMREGEPERIVRLFADLGVRVELIDARDKFLTALRGVTDPEAKREAVTQTFYRDVFGDLVRASGARHLLQGTILTDVDETVAGIKRQHNVFAQLGIDPQQAFGYEILEPIVQLRKDGVRKLAQGLGLPESVYNRMPFPGPALAARIVGEATAERLALVRQATSITEEELAGVKAFQYMAILHEDRVTGMRAGERDFGLQIEVRCWDSTDARTARPTRLPWETLERLSARLTGEVPGVVSVTYNIATKPPSTMEVV